The following is a genomic window from Merismopedia glauca CCAP 1448/3.
TTGTTACCTCTTTTCTCCTGCCATGTATTAATTTTTTGTATACCACGCAACAATTCGTTCATAACTGTGCTTCTATGATGACGAGTTGTCTACTGAGGAGTGTAATTAATCACATGGCAAGTAACCTAAGTCGGCGTAAATTTCTGATCTATGGTTCAGCCGGTTTGGGAACCAGCATCCTGCTTAAAGCTTGTACGACCCCACCAAGTACTACAGATAATACTAGTCCTACTACTAGCGGAAGTCCTGCTGCATCTGGTTCCCCTAGTGGGAGTCCCGTTGCTAGTGGAGATGCCATTAAAGTAGGAATTCTCCACTCTTTGAGTGGCACAATGGCAATTAGTGAAAAAAGCGTCGTCGATGCCGAACAGTTAGCGATTGAAGAGATAAACGCAGCAGGTGGAGTTTTAGGTAAACAGATTGTCGCGGTAGTCGAAGATGGTGCTTCTAGCGCTCCTACTTTTGCCGAAAAAGCCAAAAAATTGATCGATCAAGATAAAGTAGCTACTGTATTCGGTTGCTGGACATCCTTAAGTCGCAAAGCTGTGCTACCCGTATTTGAAGGGAAAAAGCATATGCTGTGGTATCCAGTTCAATATGAAGGACAAGAATGTTCTAACAACGTCTTTTATACTGGTGCTGCACCAAACCAACAAATTGAACCAGCCGTTGATTGGCTATTAGCAAATAAAGGTAAAGAGTTTTTCTTAGTAGGTTCAGACTACGTATTTCCCAAAACTGCTAATACAATTATTAAAGCCCAATTAGCTGCTAAAGGCGGTAAAGTCGTAGGAGAAGATTATATACCTTTAGGTAACACAGAAGTCAATCCAATTATTACTAAAATTAAAGCGGCTTTACCTAATGGTGGAGTCATTTTTAACACCTTAAATGGTGATAGTAATGTGGC
Proteins encoded in this region:
- the urtA gene encoding urea ABC transporter substrate-binding protein translates to MASNLSRRKFLIYGSAGLGTSILLKACTTPPSTTDNTSPTTSGSPAASGSPSGSPVASGDAIKVGILHSLSGTMAISEKSVVDAEQLAIEEINAAGGVLGKQIVAVVEDGASSAPTFAEKAKKLIDQDKVATVFGCWTSLSRKAVLPVFEGKKHMLWYPVQYEGQECSNNVFYTGAAPNQQIEPAVDWLLANKGKEFFLVGSDYVFPKTANTIIKAQLAAKGGKVVGEDYIPLGNTEVNPIITKIKAALPNGGVIFNTLNGDSNVAFFKQLQGAGITPDKYPIMSVSVAEEEVKAIGPEYLKGHYAAWNYFQTVDTPANKTFVENFKKKYGADRVTNDPMEAAYIMVYLWKQAVEKAKTTELEAVRKAAIGQTFDAPEGKVTMDSNHHISKFVRIGEVEENGLFKVVYASKDAVKPVPWNQYVAETKGYACDWSDAKKGGKYKV